Genomic DNA from Cucumis melo cultivar AY chromosome 10, USDA_Cmelo_AY_1.0, whole genome shotgun sequence:
AGGTAGTTAATGGAATTCCATGCATGAATATCAGTCGTATAGAACAACTAGTACTGCTATGTGGACAATGGAATACCGTACCCGATTTTAACATTTAAGGAAGTTTTCAATAACTTGTAATTCATTCAatgttattttattaaaaagacgAATGAACGTACAAtgtaaaaaacaaaacaaaatttgcatattataaataattaaaatttgatattcatattttattatttttctttctatatttaatttactgGCACACgatttatgatttaaatatcTAAAATGTCCAAGTTGCACTTACACACCCCCACAATGTAATTTTTCTATAGTGGCGCTGTTATTGGACTCTAATGACTGGTCAAATGGCCTTATGACGGGGCTGATTAATGGCCATTAATTTCTACATGATTAACTTGGCCTATGTCAAATTTAAAGGATTTAATGGTCGGCTAGTTAATCTCTGACTCTTGGTTTGGATTAACTTTGAGATTTCCTAGGACTATTGGCATTTTAGATCTTGGGTTGTTTGATGAAACTAGCTTTCACTCTCTATCATATGCATTAACACTCTACTATGAAAgaacaattaattattttaactatttttctCACCACAATTAATAGTCTGGGCAGTTTTTAAGCACTAATAATAAAATGCACTTTGTAGGTTATTGCATCTGGCATGAATCCTGTTCAAATTGCACGTGGGATTGAGAAGACTGCAAAAGCACTAGTTTCTGAGCTGAAATTGATGTCAAGAGAGGTAAGTAAGGTTATGCTTCTTTCAGTGTAGAAGGTTCAAAACCTTGAGACGTGCTTCACAGTGAATGAAAGGACAAAATATCAATTTTAGCCGCAAGCGGCAGTCTACTTACAGTTTGTCAGTGATCTATTCAACTGCTACATATTTCAAACTTGTAGGTTGAAGATCATGAGATAGCACACGTCGCGGCAGTTAGCGCAGGGAATGATTATGCTGTGGGAAATTTGGTTTCAGATGCCTTACGTCAAGTTGGATGGAAGGGAGTCGTCCAAATTGAGAAAGGGAAGAGTGTCGATAACAGTTTGCAAATTGTTGAAGGGATGCAATTTGATCGTGGATATTTATCCCCATACTTTGTGACTGATAGAAGGAAGATGGTAGTAGAATTCCATGATTGCAAGGTAGCAACCGGaatttaaataatatgtttttcttttatataaaaacGTAATCTTTAGAAATGGGGATTTTTGGTTGCAGTTACTATTGGtcgacaaaaaaatttcagatCCAAAGGAGATGTTTAAAATATTGGACAGTGCAGTGAAAGAGAAATACCCAATTGTGATATTGGCAGAGGGCATTGAGCAGGAAGCTCTGGCTCCAGTAATTAGGAATAAACTTAGAGGTGTGCTGAAGGCAGCTGCTATCAAGGCTCCTGCCTTTGGCGAGCGCAAGAGTCACTATTTAGATGACATAGCCACCTTAACTGGAGGTAGCAGATTATTAGAAGAGAATTTTGAGTCCTTGTGCTTTCCCCATTTTTCTCAACTCTAAAACCATCTGCaaggcaaaaaagaaagaaatccaACCCCccaaaaaaagatgaaaaataaggaaaagggCACTGTTTAAATGCAACTAATTTCTAGATCCATGGAGTGGTGCAATACTACATTCAATGAGATTTCAACATAAACGTATATCAGAGATAAAGGGAGTCAGTCAAAGACATTTCATAATGATAATGGGATGAAATACCATGGATTTTCAAGGATGATGCATCTAATTAAATATAACACCATAGTCATCATTTAACTATATAATATcgtttttcattaaaaaaaaaaagactatcaTCTTGATGGAATGAAGTAAAGTGCTAGGCCACCAATCCTATTTACATACCATaggaagaataagaagaaacatGAGGCCAATGAAAGAGAGACAAGTGGCGAAAAGGATCATAGCCATGAGGCCAACCCGGAGGTAACACGTGTTGGAGGGGAGGAAAGCAAGGAGGATGGGGGACCAGAACGTGGGACCCACAGTTAGTTAGTCGTGGGCAATAAAAAGGGGACAGGAGGGCAGAAGAGGGGTACGGATGTTTTGATGCGATAGCGCAGGAGCAGGCACCTCCAGAAAGGGGAGGGTGGCACCAGGTTACCGTTTCTTTTTGTGTGCTTAAGTAGCCGTAGTTTGTAGGAGAGGAGGAAGGCATTACGAGTAGTGTTCTTGTTTACATTGTGTTCTTGGTTATTAAATTCTCTGTGTGTTTTATTTCAGCTGCTGTGTATTTTGTCAATCTTAGAAAGGCTTGTGATCTTAGTCTTTGAAGTGTTTTATTCCTTGATTTTGTGCTGTATTCTGTTCTTTGAGAAGTAAAAGAAAGGAACAAGGAAGTGTCTTAacattttggtatcagagcatcaTACCTGGGCAGAACATGTCAACGACGAAGGCAACGGAGGAACGGTTGGAGGCGGTTGAGATGGGAATGAAAAGGCTGCCGATGATCGAGGAGAATCTGGCCTTACTAGCCAAAAGCATCACAGAAATGAACTCTCAAATTGATAAGCAGGCACAGCAACAACAAGTGATACTGAAGTATATTGAAGAAATCGTTAGAGATGATTCACCTGTACGAAGGACCGAAGAAGGGTCCACGAGCAAGGTCACCATGGCCGAAGCAACATATCCGGCGACGACTGAAGAGCCGAAGATAGACGTAAAGACAGAGGAAGAGCGACCCGTGGATCGGAGCAAATTTAAGAAAGTTGAAATGCCAGTCTTCGACGGGACCGACCCCGACTCGTGGCTGTTCCGGGCAGACCGATACTTCAAGATACATAACTTGACGGATTCAGAGAGACTTACCGTGGCAGTAATCAGCTTCGATGGGCCGGCGTTGGACTGGTATCGATCACAAGAAGAGAGGGAAGCCTTCACCGGTTGGGAAGACTTGAAGCTAAAGATGTTGGTGAGGTTCCGCGCAACTAGGGAAGGTACATTGGTGGGCCGGTTCTTAACGATCAAGCAGGAGTCCACTGTCGAAGAGTACCGGAACCGTTTCGATAAGCTACTGGCACCGGTGGCCTCTCTGCCTACGGTGGTGCTGGAGGAAACCTTCATGAACGGGCTAAATCCTTGGTTGAAGTCTGAAGTAGAAACGCTGGAGCCCATTGGGCTGGCCCAAATGATGAAGTTGGCCTTGAAGATAGAAAACAGAGAGCTGGTCCGAAGGGAATGCGGGCTGATCAGCGCCTACGACAGCAAAATGGGCCACAAACAAACGCAGGCTAAGAGCCCCATCGCAGCAGCCACGAAAGAGGGAACGGCCAGTGGAAGTTGGCCAATGAGGACGATAACACTGAGGGAGGTAGGAACGGGCGACAACCGTCGGGAAGGGCCCACGAAACGGTTATCTGATGCCGAGTTCCAAGCTCGAAGGGAAAAAGGGCTATGTTTTCGCTGTGGGGAGAAGTATTTCGCCGGACATCGGTGCAAGTCGAAGGAGCATAAGGAGCTTCGAATGCTGGTAGTCAAGGAAGGAGGGGAGGAACTGGAGATTGTGGAGGAAGAATTTTTTGATGCCGAAACTGAGATGAAACCAGCTGAAGTACCAAACGTGGAAAATTTAAACATAGAACTATCGCTCAACTCCGTGGTGGGGCTGAACAATCCGGGAACCATGAAAGTAAAAGGGAAGGTGGGGGAAGAAGAAGTGGTGATCCTGATCGATTGTGGGGCGACCCACAACTTCATCGCAGAGGACTTGGTGACCCGGATAGGATTGGCGCTGCAGGAGACTCCAAACTATGGAGTAATCCTGGGCTCAGGAACGGCCGTGAAGGGTAAGGGAATGTGCCGAAGTGTTGAAGTGCAATTGGACGGCTGGAAGGTAACGGATAGCTTCTTACCATTGCAGTTGGGGGGAGTTGACATGATCCTAGGGATGCAGTGGCTTCATTCTCTTGGGGTGACCGAAGTCGACTGGAAGAGGTTAGTACTTACTTTTCATCATCAAGGGAAGAAGGTTGTGATACGAGGGGATCCAAGCCTGATTAAGACAAGGGTGAGTTTGAAGAATCTAATGAAAACGTGGGGGGCTGACGACCAAGGATTCCTTGTGGAATGCCGAACCTTAGAATGCGGGAAGATGGAAGATGAACAGGAACAGGGGCGGGGGAAGGTCGAAGCAGAACCCATAGCGGCACTGCTCAAGCAATTCGCCCGCGTGTTTGAATGGCCTGCTACCCTTCCACCCCAGCGCACAATTGAACATCACATATACCTGAAGAGTGGGACTGACCCAGTGAACGTTCGGCCATATCGATACGCGCACCATCAGAAGGAGGAAATGGAGAGGTTGGTAGATGAGATGCTATCTTCAGGGATCATACGACCTAGTAAAAGCCCGTACTCCAGCCCTGTGCTGTTAGTGAGGAAGAAGGACGGAAGTTGGAGGTTCTGCGTAGATTACCGAGCCTTGAACAATGTCACGATACCAGACAAGTTCCCCATACCTGTGATAGAAGAATTATTTGATGAACTCAAAGGGGCTAGCGTATTCTCCAAGTTAGACCTCAAAGCCGGATATCACCAAATTAGGATGTGCCCGGAAGATATTGAGAAGACCGCGTTCAGAACCCACGAGGGGCACTATGAGTTCTTGGTGATGCCGTTTGGCTTAACGAATGCCCCCTCCACATTCCAGGCACTGATGAACCAAGTGTTCAAGCCATACTTAAGAAGGTTTGTGCTGGTATTTTTTGATGATATATTAATCTACAGCCAAGGGATGGACGAACATGTTCAGCACTTAGAAGTGGTTTTAGGGCTGCTGCAGGACCGGGAATTATTTGTGAATATGGAAAAGTGCAGTTTCGCCAAACCAAGGATTAGTTACTTGGGACACTTCATCTCGGAACAGGGTTTGGAAGCAGATCCCGAAAAGATAAGGGCAGTGAGTGAATGGCCAACCCCAACCAATGTGAGGGAGGTTAGAGGCTTCCTTGGCCTGACTGGCTATTACAGGCGTTTCGTTAAGAACTACGGGGCCATAGCCGCACCACTCACCCAACTACTCAAGAAAGGAACATACAAATGGGATGCAGAAGCCGAGGACGCTTTTAACAAACTGAAAAAGGCTATGATGACACTCCCTGTGCTCACCATGCCGGATTTCAACCTCCCTTTCGAAATTGAATCAGATGCTTCGGGAGTGGGAGTGGGGGCTGTCCTGACTCAATGCCGGAAACCAGTGGCTTATTTCAGCAAGACTTTAAGTATGCGGGACAGAGCACGACCGGTATATGAAAGAGAATTACTTGCGGTAGTGCTGGCAGTCCAAAGATGGAGACCTTACCTACTAGGGAGGAAATTCACGGTGAAAACGGACCAACGGTCGCTTAAGTTCTTATTGGAACAGCGGGTGGTGCAGCCTCAGTATCAGAAATGGGTAGCGAAGCTCCTGGGGTACTCATTTGAAGTAGTTTACCAACCAGGACTGGAAAATAAGGCGGCTGACGCGTTATCCAGGGCACCCCCAGCAGTACACTTAAGTCAGATCACGGCTCCCCCGATGATAGACATGGAAATTATTAAGGAAGAAACAAAGCTTGACCCTGCACTGCAAGAAATCACCCGAATACTAGAAGAGGGGATGGAAATACCCCATTACACCCTGCAGCAAGGGGTGTTGAAGTTTAAGGGCCGGTTGGTGATTCCAAACAAGTCCACGTTGATTCCTACGATATTACACACATACCACGACTCTGTGTTTGGGGGGCACTCGGGATTCTTAAGAACCTATAAACGGTTGACCGGAGAAATCTATTGGAAAGGAATGAAGAAAGACATCATGCGGTACTGTGAAGAATGTGCAATCTGCCAGCGTAATAAATCCTCGGCTCTATCTCCAGCTGGGCTACTGATGCCCTTAGAGATTCCAGACGCAATATGGAGTGATATATCCATGGATTTCATAGAGGGACTGCCGAAATCCAAGGGATGGGATGTGATATTCGTGGTGGTGGATAGGCTGAGTAAGTATGGGCATTTCTTATTGCTTAAGCATCCGTTTTCGGCCAAGATGGTGGCTGAAACATTTGTAAAGGAGGTGGTCAGACTACATGGATACCCAAGATCGATAGTGTCCGACAGGGACAAGGTTTTTTTAAGCCATTTCTGGAAGGAACTCTTCCGTTTGGCAGGAACTAAGCTGAACCGGAGCTCTTCCTATCACCCCCAATCCGATGGTCAAACCGAGGTGGTGAATAAGAGTATCGAAACATACCTAAGGTGTTTTTGTGGGGAAAAACCGGCAGAGTGGAGCCAATGGTTACATTGGGCAGAATATTGGTATAATACCACCTATCATAGTTCCATTGGAATTACCCCCTTTCAAGCTGTGTATGGACGCCTTCCCCCTCCTCTGATTTACTATGGAGATATGGAGACACCTAACTCAACACTAGACCAGCAGCTGAAAGACAGAGACATAACATTGGGAGCCCTAAAGGAACACTTGAAACTAGCCCAAGAAAGGATGAAGAAGCACGCCGACAATAAGAGAAGAGAAGTCGAGTTCCAAGAAGGGGATATGGTATTCCTCAAACTACGGCCTTACAGGCAGACATCCCTCAGAAAGAAGAGAAATGAAAAACTATCACCTAAGTTTTTCGGGCCTTATCGAATCTTAGAAAGGATCGGAAAGGTAGCCTATAAACTAGAACTTCCCGCAGCCGCTGCTATTCACCCCGTGTTTCATGTATCGCAATTGAAGAAAGCTGTAGGAAAAGGAGAGACTGTACAACCACTGAACCCGTACATGAATGCAAACCATGAATGGATTACACGACCGGAAGAGGTATATAGTTATCGTAAGAATCCAGCAACGAAGGAATGGGAAGCCCTGATCAGTTGGAAGGGATTACCCCCACACGAGGCAACATGGGAAAGCTGCACTGACATGAAATATCAGTTTCCAGactttcaccttgaggacaaggtggatTTGGAAGAGGAGAGTGATGCTAGGCCACCAATCCTATTTACATACCATaggaagaataagaagaaacatGAGGCCAATGAAAGAGAGACAAGTGGCGAAAAGGATCATAGCCATGAGGCCAACCCGGAGGTAACACGTGTTGGAGGGGAGGAAAGCAAGGAGGATGGGGGACCAGAACGTGGGACCCACAGTTAGTTAGTCGTGGGCAATAAAAAGGGGACAGGAGGGCAGAAGAGGGGTACGGATGTTTTGATGCGATAGCGCAGGAGCAGGCACCTCCAGAAAGGGGAGGGTGGCACCAGGTTACCGTTTCTTTTTGTGTGCTTAAGTAGCCGTAGTTTGTAGGAGAGGAGGAAGGCATTACGAGTAGTGTTCTTGTTTACATTGTGTTCTTGGTTATTAAATTCTCTGTGTGTTTTATTTCAGCTGCTGTGTATTTTGTCAATCTTAGAAAGGCTTGTGATCTTAGTCTTTGAAGTGTTTTATTCCTTGATTTTGTGCTGTATTCTGTTCTTTGAGAAGTAAAAGAAAGGAACAAGGAAGTGTCTTAACATAAAGCTTATCTTTGAGCTTATTTACATGATGTTAATAAAAGGAAAATGCATTTTACCTGTAGTTTTCTGTTTGTTCTCTGAAGGTTTTGATGTAAAATTTGATCCAAAGTGCAACTCTTTGATATGTTTGCAGCTACTGTGGTCAGAGAAGATAATGGATTGACGTTAGAAAAGACCGGCAAAGAGGTATTGGGCTCCGCTTGTAAGGTTGTTATATCAAAGGATTCCACACTAATAGTTACAGATGGGAATACTCGGGAAGCTGTTCAGAAAAGGGTCATACAAATTCAAAAGCTTATGGAGGTGCTGGAATCATCCCTTATCTAATGCTGAGATATCCTACATTTCGAGGTTTTCTGCATTGCAGGATCCATTTCTGAGTAatataaaagaacaaaaatttcCGTGATGAAGTATATTGCTTTGACGTTTAGTTGAATACACCAAGTGACATACTATTATCTATTCTGCAGAACACTGAGGAAAAGTTTCCGAAGAAGATATTGAATGAGAGAATTGCAAGATTATCTGGGCGAATTGCAATAATTCAGGTGATGATATTTTAAGAAACTGAAATTAATTACATCATCCGGAATTCGCAACTTACACCAGACTCATTCACTTTGTCCATATTCTAAATTGTAGGTAGGAGCACAAACTGAAGTTGAGTTGAAGGATAGACAGTTGAGGATCGAGGATGCTTTGAATGCATCAAAGGTGTACAGTTGGTCTGTTGTTCTTGAGAACATGAGTTCCAAATATCAGTTATAACCTTATGTTTATTGTAGGCTGCTATTGAAGAAGGTGTTGTTGTTGGTGGAGGTTGTTGTCTTTTAAGGCTGTCTACAAAGGTGGATGCTATAAAAAATGTCCTGGAAAATGACGAGCAGATGGTATTATCCCCCTCGGTTTACCCCAAAAATTTTCTGTTATAATTTcctaatattaaatattaagtTGTTTGCTAGATTATGATGATCACAGGGAGATTTGGTTTTTATTAGCATATCAACTTGACGATCACCTTAATACGTATGATGGATTCTCCAATTTGTTTATATTAATTGCACTGGTCAACTGCAGATTGGAGCCGAAATTTTCAAAAGGGCTTTGAGTTATCCTACAAAACTAATAGCGAGAAATGCCGGTGTCAATGGAAGTGTTGTTATAGATAAGGTCGCTGTGCACAAAGGAATTTGCTTCTAATTTGCGGTGTACAGTTTTTCTCTCTGTCGAGTCTAATCAATCATggtaaaattaattttctatcTCACAGATTCTAAGTAACAATGATCTGGATTATGGATATAATGCCGCCACAGACCGTTACGAGAATCTAATGAAAGCTGGTATCATGGATCCATCGAAGGTTTATTAACTTTGTTCAGAGCTCTTTGACAGTCTTTGTTTTACCGTTCCAAATGGTTTTTAAGGATTTCCCAATTACAGAAAAGCATCCATCTTTTGGTGAAACCTGAAATTTTTAGCAGCTAAAGGAACTTGGAAAAATGTAGATTGATAGAGGTTGATTGAAAATATATTCCATCAGCCAACAACTCTTGCCCTAACTCTTTAGTTCTCTACTGAAATCTGGGACAGGTTGTTAGATGTTGCCTGGAGCACGCAGCTTCTGTTTCCAAAACTTTCCTGACATCCGATGCTGTTGTAGTTGATATGAAGGAATCACAGCTCATCCCAAGAAGAACACCGATGCCAATCTCAGGTAAATgagttaaaaaatatatatgccTTTATTCTCTGATACCAATTCGTTTTGATTAACAAGCCTGCGCCTTTTGATATTATAGGAGGCATCGGACAATTGGGTCTCTAGCTCGACGGACAAGATCAAAGTATGTCGGAGTATTCTCAAGTTGAAGGAATTCTATGGGAGTACAGTTTTTAGTCAGCTTCCCGGTATTTTAGTCACCAGACAAATAGTTGCAGACTCGGGAGCCACCATTAAAAGGGCATGTAGCCCAAATTGTAGCAATAAACTTGCTGATCGGAGGCAAGTTGAGCAACAAAGTCAAAGACAAGGAGGCTTATAATTTGTAGAGAGAATGCCCTCCCTCTCTTCATAGATGAACATTTGATTAGAACATCCACAAGTCAATCAAAACTTGTTGCAACTCATAATCTCTGTAATGCATTTTGTTGATTGGAACGTAACTAGGATGAATGGCCAAATTTTAAGACTAGCTCTTCTTTGAGAACCATGTAtgagtttaaaaaatatttgtccgACTAATGTTGTAATCTTACATCCAGAATGAcgaatttattaatttaaaatactgttttagttatttttttaaaagaaaattcattAAGCAACAACCAAATCAGCAAAATCTCCTCATAAAAAACAGAGCAGATGACAGCCGGAATATTGTTCCCCCAAAATCAAACCAAACCCTCTTCCacaaaagaggaagaagagacaaaGTCCAAAAAAGAGTTCCAAACCAGAGACGCGACCAACTTGGCTAGTGAGTAAACATGACGAcgaagatgaaaaagaaaatgacgAATTTAGAAGTTTAAATACTACTTTAGTTCTTGAGTTTTATGTATTAATTAATTTGGATTTTTAACTTTCAACTTTGATTCAGTTTTTTTTCCAATATATCTATTCCTATCAAAATAATTCAAAGTTAACAGTAAATAAACtcaaaaaaaaccaaaatgaaaAGTAAAAGGCCAAATTGGGATTCGAACCATTTATAAACATAGCTCACCATTAAACATTCCTCTTGGCAGAaggagttatgttgatgataaagaaaaatCTTCATTGGCCAAAAATCCATTTTAACGTGCAATCATATATTATCCTCGAAGATCGAAAATTTCTCTTATCGTCGTCTCTCCCAAACATTTCCATTATCTTCTTCTCTCTCAGAATATCTCTCTTTGAAGGTTTTGCATCAACCACACACAATGCAAGCAGACACTCTAACAATACATCAGCTTGCTGTTCTTCATCCAGTGAGACCTTTCATTAGAAGTTCTTTCCCGCGCTCAAAGCTTTTCTCTACTTTCGCTTTCATTCCCAAAGCTTCACGCCAACGGGGCTCCTTCCGGTTGTCTCAGAATTCCTCCTTCAAGGTCCATATTTTGAATCATTGTTTGTAAAGttactcattttttttttttaattttaaatttgacttTCTAACTTTTCTCGTTATAATTTGAGCTTATTGGGTTTCAGGGTGTGCGGTATGACAGTCCAGTAATGGGTGCAATGGAGTTATCTGATCTTGAAGATGTGGATTTGTTGGTGGAGATGTGCATTACGCATACATTGCCACCGGCTCTAACGCTTAAGCAGGGTCTGGAGAGTATAACTGAGGCTATTGAAAAGTTTAAATTAGAATCTCCACGTTCTTCCCAGGGAGTTTTCAGGTTTCAGGTGCGGTTTTGTTTGTATTTCGATCATTTCTCTCGTGTATTTGTATTTGGAGGAACGAGCCTGAAAATGCAGCCAACATTTTAAAGGGTTGTCAGTAGTTTCTTTGTTTGGTTTGTACACTGTGAAACTGTAAAGTAATGATGAATTTGTAGGTGGCTGTTCCCCCGAGTGCGAAAGCTCTTTTGTGGTTCTTTTGTCAACCAGAGTCATCTGAAGTTTATCCTATCTTTTTCCTTTCCAATGAGAAGGACCCGACGATTAAGTCATTGTACTTGAATGATACCCGCGGTGTTTTTGGAATTGGTACTGCAATTTACTTTGCAAGCTTGTCTTCTACTTCATCAAAACAAAGTACATCGAAAAGGTTCCTTTCATTCCTTACCTCCAGTTTACTGGTTTAGTTACTAGAATCAGCATTACTTTAAAAGGAAAGCGTACGAGAATGCTGTA
This window encodes:
- the LOC103489212 gene encoding ruBisCO large subunit-binding protein subunit beta, chloroplastic isoform X1, giving the protein MASSPSPISPLSFTNPISTSRTKPKPLPLPFPNKPPSSFPPALNPTPKPPPKELYFNHDGSTFKKLQIGVNLVAELVGITLGPKGRNVVLQNKYGPPKIVNDGETVLKEIELEDPLENVGVKLVRQAGAKTNDLAGDGSTTSVVLAQGLIAEGMKVIASGMNPVQIARGIEKTAKALVSELKLMSREVEDHEIAHVAAVSAGNDYAVGNLVSDALRQVGWKGVVQIEKGKSVDNSLQIVEGMQFDRGYLSPYFVTDRRKMVVEFHDCKLLLVDKKISDPKEMFKILDSAVKEKYPIVILAEGIEQEALAPVIRNKLRGVLKAAAIKAPAFGERKSHYLDDIATLTGATVVREDNGLTLEKTGKEVLGSACKVVISKDSTLIVTDGNTREAVQKRVIQIQKLMENTEEKFPKKILNERIARLSGRIAIIQVGAQTEVELKDRQLRIEDALNASKAAIEEGVVVGGGCCLLRLSTKVDAIKNVLENDEQMIGAEIFKRALSYPTKLIARNAGVNGSVVIDKILSNNDLDYGYNAATDRYENLMKAGIMDPSKVVRCCLEHAASVSKTFLTSDAVVVDMKESQLIPRRTPMPISGGIGQLGL
- the LOC103489212 gene encoding chaperonin 60 subunit beta 4, chloroplastic isoform X2, which produces MASSPSPISPLSFTNPISTSRTKPKPLPLPFPNKPPSSFPPALNPTPKPPPKELYFNHDGSTFKKLQIGVNLVAELVGITLGPKGRNVVLQNKYGPPKIVNDGETVLKEIELEDPLENVGVKLVRQAGAKTNDLAGDGSTTSVVLAQGLIAEGMKVIASGMNPVQIARGIEKTAKALVSELKLMSREVEDHEIAHVAAVSAGNDYAVGNLVSDALRQVGWKGVVQIEKGKSVDNSLQIVEGMQFDRGYLSPYFVTDRRKMVVEFHDCKLLLVDKKISDPKEMFKILDSAVKEKYPIVILAEGIEQEALAPVIRNKLRGVLKAAAIKAPAFGERKSHYLDDIATLTGATVVREDNGLTLEKTGKEVLGSACKVVISKDSTLIVTDGNTREAVQKRVIQIQKLMENTEEKFPKKILNERIARLSGRIAIIQVGAQTEVELKDRQLRIEDALNASKAAIEEGVVVGGGCCLLRLSTKVDAIKNVLENDEQMIGAEIFKRALSYPTKLIARNAGVNGSVVIDKVAVHKGICF